Within the Eucalyptus grandis isolate ANBG69807.140 chromosome 1, ASM1654582v1, whole genome shotgun sequence genome, the region AACGAGAGCAAACCATACATGTTTCTAGCCACATCGTACAATCCCTGAAACAAGGAATGCTGCTGTTTCAGTTCGTAGCTGGACAGCTTGAACGGTCATAGGTTTTCTTCCCGAGGTTCTTGCCCGCCTCAACCTCGTTCGTCAGCAAGACCTTGCCGTCCTCCCACGGTGACCGGACCGGGGACGGAGCGTACCCACAACCCGGAATCGCTCAAAGGTTGATCGGTCGAAGCTTCCGCCGCCGGTGACGGATGGCCCGGAGTACACGGCCTGGAGCTCCCGAAGCGGAAAGGTTTCCACTTGCCCAGATGAGATAGGCATTCAATGCCCAAGACAGAGAATGTAtggagagcgagagagagggtgCCTGGACGATGTGGGCCTTGGAAAAGGCGAAATTTGCTTGAGTCTCTCGGCTGGATCGGCGCTGTTACGTCTGACGCTGCCTTCGGTTCTTTGTGCACTTGGGTTCGTGCATGGCTGGCTGATTAGTGCCATGGCACAGTTTCGCTGTTACGACTCTGCTCGGACTGTTGGCCGGTCTCGGTTTCATCGAAATGTTGAGAGGTAATCTAGTGCTCCATCTAGTGACTCCGAGGTTGGAAAGCCATGTCCATGACTTCGAGAGCCTTAAGGAACATTCACACGCCGACCACGAGGCTCTTGAAGTTGTCTGCTGATTCGGAGAACTTAAGGGTTGGCAAAATGATTCACGCGCAGCTGATCGCATCCAATGAAAATTTACGAGGTAGTATCGTGGAGGCTAACTCTCTGATCAATCTGTACTCAAAGTGTGGTCAAATATCGAGCGCACGCAAGCTGTTTGACGATATGCGAGAGAGAAATGAAGTCTCTTGGGGGGCTCTGATGGCGGGATACTTACGCAGTGGGTTCCCTTGGGAAGTTATACAATTGTTCAAGTCTATGCTGTCCTTGGAATGTGACCCCCCAAACGAGTATATACTTGCTACAGTTGTGTCTTCTTGTTCAGATGACAGGAGAGTCAATGAAGGCAAGCAATGTCATGGGTATGTGGTCAAGTCTGGGTTAGAGTTTCATCAGTATGTGAAGAATGCACTTCTTAACATGTACTTGAGATGCTGGGATGTGAAGGCAGGAATTGTGGTTTTGGACACTTTACCTGGATATGATATTTTCACGTATAACTTGGTTTTGAATGGACTTATGGAAAATGGGAATTTAATGGAAGCTTTGGAAGTTTTGGCTAGAATGGTGTTCGATCGTGCAGCCTGGGATGGTGCCACTTACTCTACTGCTCTGGGGCTAAGTGCTTCTCTCAAAGATTTGAAACTGGGTTTGTCGCTTCACTGCCGGATGTTGAAGAGTCGAGTGGATTGTGATGATTTCTTTTGCAGTACACTGATTGACATGTACGGCAAATGTGGCAAGGTTATGAATGCAAGCAAGGTCTTTAACAGTTTGCAGGTTCGAAACGTTGTGACATGGACTTCAATGATGACTGCTTACTTTCAAAATGGATTCTTTGAGGAAGCACTTAACCTCTTGCTGAAAATGGAGAATGAATATATTCCACCAAATGAGTACACCTTTGTTGTTTTGTTAAACTGCTGTGCAGCTTTATCTACATTAAGGCATGGGCATCTTTTGCATGCGTTAGTGCAGAAGTCCGGATTAAAAAATCACACAAGCATTGGGAATGCTTTAATTAATATGTATTCCAAGAGTGGCGACATTGAAGCCTCATGTGAAGTTTTCTCAAACATGGTGCACGAGACTTTGCTTCTTGGAATTCAATGATATGTGGATACTCCCAACATGGGCTTGGAAGGGAAGCTTTAACAGTTTTTGGAGACATGATGGCCACAAGGGAGCTTCCTAGCTACGTAACTTTTGTGGGAGTTCTATCTGCTTGCGCTCACTTGGGTCTGGAGCAGGAGGCACTTTTTTATGTGAACCATCTCATGAAACAGTATGGGATAGAACCTGGAGTAGAGCACTACACCTGCATTGTTAGGCTTCTGACCAAGGCTGGTGCACTTGACAAAGctgaaaattttatgaagtCTACACCTGTACAATGGGATACTGTTGCCTGGCGCACGTTGCTCAATGCTTGCCATGTCCATCGGCAATGTGGGTTAGGCCTGCGTGTTGCAGAAATGGTCATAAGAATGGATGCTACTGATGTTGGAACATACATACTTGCATCTAATATGTATGCCAAGGCAAAGAGGTGGGATGGGGTTGCGAACATTCGGAAGCTGATGAGAGAGAGGAGTATCAAGAAAGAGCCTGGTGTCAGCTGGATAGAAATTAAAGACACAACACATGTATTTGTTTCAGATGACAATTCACACCCTGAGTATTTGCAGATATATGAGAAAGTTGGGGAACTTTTGGCCAAGATTAAAGAGTTGGGTTATGTCCCAGATATTGCTGGAGTGTTGCATGACGTGGAAGATGAGCAAAAGGAAGACTATCTCAGTTATCACAGTGAAAAATTGGCCATAGCATATGGTCTCATGAAAACACCATCACGAGCAC harbors:
- the LOC104433101 gene encoding LOW QUALITY PROTEIN: pentatricopeptide repeat-containing protein At5g39680 (The sequence of the model RefSeq protein was modified relative to this genomic sequence to represent the inferred CDS: inserted 1 base in 1 codon) — encoded protein: MSMTSRALRNIHTPTTRLLKLSADSENLRVGKMIHAQLIASNENLRGSIVEANSLINLYSKCGQISSARKLFDDMRERNEVSWGALMAGYLRSGFPWEVIQLFKSMLSLECDPPNEYILATVVSSCSDDRRVNEGKQCHGYVVKSGLEFHQYVKNALLNMYLRCWDVKAGIVVLDTLPGYDIFTYNLVLNGLMENGNLMEALEVLARMVFDRAAWDGATYSTALGLSASLKDLKLGLSLHCRMLKSRVDCDDFFCSTLIDMYGKCGKVMNASKVFNSLQVRNVVTWTSMMTAYFQNGFFEEALNLLLKMENEYIPPNEYTFVVLLNCCAALSTLRHGHLLHALVQKSGLKNHTSIGNALINMYSKSGDIEASCEVFSNMVXRDFASWNSMICGYSQHGLGREALTVFGDMMATRELPSYVTFVGVLSACAHLGLEQEALFYVNHLMKQYGIEPGVEHYTCIVRLLTKAGALDKAENFMKSTPVQWDTVAWRTLLNACHVHRQCGLGLRVAEMVIRMDATDVGTYILASNMYAKAKRWDGVANIRKLMRERSIKKEPGVSWIEIKDTTHVFVSDDNSHPEYLQIYEKVGELLAKIKELGYVPDIAGVLHDVEDEQKEDYLSYHSEKLAIAYGLMKTPSRAPLRVIKNLRMCDDCHSAVKLISKVTKRVIIVRDVNRFHHFREGLCSCGDHW